The sequence GAGATGATTGAAGTTGAGACTGTTGATGTTAAACTGATGGATATACAGATATTCTATCGTTAATAAAGCTGTTTTCTTGGTAGTGGCAGTAGATGAAAATAAAAAGGCGTATCCTTCTGAAGAAAGTGTACGCCTTTTTATTTATCACTATCATCAAAAGGTCTTAATAAATGTTAACGAGGTCTTTTAAATAGTTGGCATTTGTTGAAATGGTCAGCGGGAATCATTCTCTATAAAGTTTTACTTTCTTTATGATTATTTTGTTACGGTATCTTGGTCAATGGTTCCCCATTTGTTAATTGCGATTCCCATATAAACCATCGTAATGATGAAGAAGGCATACCACGGTAAATATCCTCCAAATAAAGAAGCAAAAACATCGAGAATGGTAGGAGCTGTGATGGCATAGATGCCGATAGCATATAAAATTCCATAGGAGAGTTTTTTGTTGAGAATAGCTGCAATGATGAGGCCAATTAATGCATATAGGAGCCCAAGAATCAACTTGCTGACGAAAAACCAAGTGATAATAATGAAACCAATGAGAAGACTTAACCACTTAATAAGAGGGAGAAAATCTAATATAGATTGCTTATCAAGTGAAAAGTTACCAAAATCTTTATACTTAAATTCATCTATTACAAAATTGCTTTTGTTAATAATACGATCCTTTAAAATGAATAGGGCTGAATCATATGTTTGTATTTCAGCTCTCATTAAGTCTATGTCTATATTTTCAGCATCATCAATGATGATAATCGTTCCTTCATCTTCAATTATAACCTGCTGGTCTCCTTCAACGTTTAATTCTCCATTATTTAGTGTGAAATCTGGTAACTCTGACTCTATCTCATCAATAAATCCATCAATTAAATTTGTGAATTTGTAACTTTGAATTATAGCGAAAAACAAACCTATCGTGAAGGTAAGTAATAATAAATACAGAACGGCACGACCAACCCCTTCAGTAGCCATATTTTGGAATTGATTTGGTGATGATACTGAGTATCGGACTTTTTGAATAAAAGATTTCTTATTTTCTTTCATTTATATACTCCTTTCCATTTTCTTAATAGGCTGAGGACTTGAGGCAATAGATTCCTTCTCAAAAATAAGGACAAATGGGATGTGATTTAGGTGGTCGGTATTTACTTCTAAATCATTTTTCTTCGTGAAAAAATTAAATGAGTGTAGAGGCGTTGCTCACTTGAGACTTATACAGAAAATATAAAATCGGTGCCTACAAGAAACTCATTGCCAGCTTGTTAATATCTTTATGTTCAGTCACCTACCTTCTATGACTAGTAAAATGAAAGTGCTTAATCAAAATGTAAGGAATATATATGAGAGGTGAAATTGAATTGTTCCTGTGGATAGGTGGCTTCAATGGGTACATTTTCACCTTAATTTGTTATAATTTAAGTAAACTGTTTGGAGTAATCTTCATTGTGAATGGAGGAAGAAGAACTTAAAATTGATAAATTAGAAGTTACTTAAAAATGTTGAATTCACCTTATGAAAGCGGTAGACTAAAATACCATATACCGATTTAGGAGGACTAGGATGAACTGGAAAGATATTTACCAAAAATGGATAAAAGATAATCAATTAGATCAAGAATTGCGTTCACAATTAATGAATATAAAAGATGAAAGCCTGTTAGAAGATGCTTTTTATAAGAATCTCGAATTTGGGACAGGGGGAATGAGAGGAGAAATAGGCCCTGGTACAAATCGAATGAATTTATATACAGTGAGAAAGGCTTCAGAGGGACTTGCCCGATATATTGAAAAGCATGGTGAAGAAGCTAAAAAGCGTGGGGTAGTGATTGCTTTTGATTCTCGTCATAAGTCGCCAGAATTTTCGATGGAAGCAGCAAAAACGTTAGCTACACACGGAATTCAGACATACATATTTGAATCGTTACGTTCGACTCCAGAACTATCATTTGCTTTACGCTACTTAAAGGCATTTTCTGGAATTGTGGTAACAGCTAGTCATAATCCTCCTGAATATAATGGATACAAAGTGTATGGCGATGATGGTGCTCAGTTACC is a genomic window of Bacillus spongiae containing:
- a CDS encoding DUF1189 domain-containing protein — translated: MKENKKSFIQKVRYSVSSPNQFQNMATEGVGRAVLYLLLLTFTIGLFFAIIQSYKFTNLIDGFIDEIESELPDFTLNNGELNVEGDQQVIIEDEGTIIIIDDAENIDIDLMRAEIQTYDSALFILKDRIINKSNFVIDEFKYKDFGNFSLDKQSILDFLPLIKWLSLLIGFIIITWFFVSKLILGLLYALIGLIIAAILNKKLSYGILYAIGIYAITAPTILDVFASLFGGYLPWYAFFIITMVYMGIAINKWGTIDQDTVTK